The Agelaius phoeniceus isolate bAgePho1 chromosome 4, bAgePho1.hap1, whole genome shotgun sequence genome includes a region encoding these proteins:
- the LOC129120781 gene encoding ras association domain-containing protein 6-like, translating into MKKVTMKAQHLPSVFINEEKFVTREQLNSLLKNYNSYYSDQENLQLTCNQQEGSTPFIEGILSIFWGVRHPIRLKIQDEKQILSFVTLKSTENVGFFPSKRGMTRWGEFDDLHHISGDTLKSTEEQPDLEQSYPCYESHTLRSRREQELDCATLPRSSSDAAAVRRRTKLPTITRTEVETHRFSINGHFYNHETSVFTPAFGSETKIRINSQMRTRQVIEQLLQKFKIENSPHEFALYVIHASGEKKQLRSRDVPLLHRLLQGPSEKVAKFFLMDGDMEEISSDVAQYISFHLPFLESILHRINEEEEQEIQQTTARYTREKRLIQQHLRSRSVQKTETTV; encoded by the exons ATGAAGAAAGTGACTATGAAGGCACAGCATCTGCCTTCTGTTTTCATCAATGAAGAGAAGTTTGTAACCAG AGAGCAGCTCAATTCTCTTCTGAAGAATTATAACTCTTACTATTCAGATCAAGAGAATCTGCAACTGACATGTAATCAG CAAGAAGGAAGCACCCCCTTCATTGAAGGAATCCTGTCGATATTCTGGGGCGTGCGGCATCCTATCAGATTAAAGATTCAGGATGAGAAGCAGATACTCTCTTTTGTAACCCTGAAGTCAACAGAGAATGTGGGCTTTTTCCCCAGTAAAAG GGGAATGACTCGCTGGGGAGAGTTTGATGACCTCCATCACATCAGCGGGGATACACTGAAATCTACTGAGGAGCAGCCAGACCTCGAGCAAA GTTATCCATGCTATGAAAGTCACACTCTCAGgtccaggagggagcaggagctcGACTGTGCCACCCTGCCCCGCAGCAGCAGCGATGCCGCGGCCGTGCGCAGGAGGACCAAGCTCCCCACCATCACCAGGACAGAAGTAGAAACTCACAGGTTCTCCATCAATGGCCACTTCTACAACCACGAG ACATCAGTTTTCACTCCGGCTTTTGGGTCAGAAACCAAAATAAGAATCAACAGCCAGATGAGGACCAGACAAGTGATAGAGCAGTTGCTTCAGAAGTTTAAG ataGAAAACAGCCCCCATGAATTTGCACTTTACGTTATCCATGCGTCTGGAG aaaagaagcagctgaggaGTAGGGATGTTCCCTTATtgcacaggctgctgcaggggcccTCTGAGAAGGTTGCCAAGTTCTTTCTCATGGATGGGGACATGGAAGAGATCAGCAGTGAT GTGGCTCAGTACATTTCATTCCATCTTCCCTTCTTGGAATCCATTCTGCACAGAATAaatgaagaggaggagcaggagattCAACAGACAACTGCAAG GTACACACGAGAGAAGAGGCTGATCCAGCAGCACCTGCGCAGTCGAAGCGTTCAGAAAACAGAGACCACGGTGTGA
- the LOC129120731 gene encoding uncharacterized protein LOC129120731, with protein MFTVVRLISHWFGLSSSQIAARIGPSGTLGCYRPHSSVVGSTRPHSALRPYLTLLRGAVAAAGRASLPGLSPVRGQSAGTAASARVTLSLSGPASPGVRPAAQNAAFGPGAGTMPLARQQRREAAGGALRAGKIIKLLPSLPKALVFKQPKARGLSTRVCTGGLWSCPCCGVSRNKGNVVPELWPIRLYFPLGKQNSLWAE; from the exons ATGTTCACCGTGGTTCGGCTGATCTCGCATTGGTTCGGCTTATCTAGTTCG CAAATCGCGGCCAGAATCGGCCCTTCGGGTACACTCGGCTGTTATCGGCCACACTCGTCTGTTGTCGGTtccactcggccacactcggcgCTTCGGCCGTACCTGACTCTGCTCCGCGGGGCAGTGGCGGCCGCTGGCAGGGCGTCGCTCCCCGGCCTGAGCCCCGTGAGGGGACAGAGCGCTGGGACAGCCGCCTCAGCCCGggtcaccctgtccctgtccggCCCCGCGTCCCCCGGAGTGCGCCCTGCAGCGCAGAACGCGGCCTTTGGGCCAGGAGCGGGGACAATGCCCTTGGCTCGGCAGCAGCGCCGGGAGGCAGCGGGCGGTGCCCTCAG ggCAGGAAAAATCATCAAACTCCTCCCATCTTTGCCAAAAGCTTTGGTGTTTAAGCAGCCAAAGGCAAGAGGCCTCAGCACCAGGGTCTGCACTGGAGGGCTTTGGTCCTGCCCATGCTGTGGG GTCAGCAGGAACAAGGGCAATGTGGTGCCAGAGCTGTGGCCCATCAGGCTGTATTTCCCTCTGGGAAAGCAGAACAGTCTCTGGGCTGAG tga